From one Brevundimonas sp. PAMC22021 genomic stretch:
- a CDS encoding HIT domain-containing protein, giving the protein MTFAPDPAFSTGSVAVTEWPLCHVRLQDDGRFPWIILIPRIDGAVELEDLSADQQSLLMEETVRAGRIVRRVAERLGRPIDKLNVGAIGNVTAQLHVHVLGRRRDDPLWPDPVWGRGPALPYSSVAMVEAMDEIAAG; this is encoded by the coding sequence GTGACCTTCGCCCCCGACCCGGCCTTTTCCACCGGCTCCGTCGCCGTGACCGAATGGCCGCTGTGCCATGTGCGGCTGCAGGACGACGGGCGCTTTCCCTGGATCATCCTGATCCCGCGCATCGATGGCGCGGTCGAGCTGGAGGACCTGTCCGCCGATCAGCAGAGCCTGCTGATGGAGGAGACGGTGCGGGCGGGCCGCATCGTGCGGCGTGTCGCCGAGCGGCTGGGCCGACCGATCGACAAGCTGAACGTCGGCGCCATCGGCAATGTGACGGCGCAGCTGCACGTCCATGTGCTGGGCCGGCGGCGCGACGATCCGCTGTGGCCGGATCCCGTCTGGGGGCGGGGGCCGGCCCTGCCCTACAGCTCGGTCGCCATGGTCGAAGCCATGGACGAGATCGCGGCCGGCTAA
- a CDS encoding pirin family protein, producing the protein MTDALQPRSVLRQHPAYRDDIGDLVTRRPVPGPAIEQIDPFLFLNHHGPQTYSANNRGLPFGPHPHRGFETVTFILEGELAHNDSGGGESIIRAGGVQWMTAGSGLIHAELSPESFKRAGGPMEILQLWVNLPGRLKMTAPNYIGLQAADLPTFRTDDGGVTVEPVSGSWLGVEAPIQSLIDIHLAVLRFQAGARFQAPVARGRNVFLYTVRGHVSVGGVAVEPWSLIEMKDDGDEVEITASDDAIVLLGHARPIGEPVFSHGPFVMSTREEIVQAIQDYQAGRFGPPPAV; encoded by the coding sequence ATGACAGACGCCCTCCAGCCTCGTTCCGTGCTGCGCCAGCACCCGGCCTATCGCGATGACATTGGCGATCTCGTCACGCGCCGGCCGGTGCCTGGACCGGCGATTGAGCAGATCGACCCCTTCCTGTTCCTAAACCATCACGGGCCGCAGACCTATTCCGCGAACAACCGGGGCCTGCCGTTCGGACCGCACCCGCATCGCGGCTTCGAGACGGTGACCTTCATCCTGGAGGGCGAGCTGGCGCACAACGACTCCGGCGGCGGCGAGAGCATCATCCGCGCGGGCGGGGTCCAGTGGATGACCGCGGGCTCCGGCCTGATCCACGCCGAGCTGTCGCCGGAGAGCTTCAAGCGGGCGGGCGGGCCGATGGAAATCCTGCAGCTGTGGGTCAACCTGCCCGGCCGGCTGAAGATGACCGCGCCGAACTACATCGGCCTGCAAGCCGCCGATCTGCCGACGTTCCGCACCGACGACGGCGGCGTGACGGTTGAGCCGGTGTCGGGCTCGTGGCTGGGTGTCGAGGCGCCGATCCAGTCGCTGATCGACATCCACCTGGCGGTGCTGCGCTTCCAAGCGGGCGCCCGCTTCCAGGCGCCGGTCGCACGCGGTCGCAACGTCTTTCTTTATACGGTGCGCGGCCACGTCTCGGTAGGCGGCGTGGCCGTCGAGCCCTGGAGCCTGATCGAGATGAAGGACGACGGCGACGAGGTCGAGATCACAGCCTCCGACGACGCAATCGTCCTGCTGGGCCACGCCCGGCCGATCGGGGAGCCGGTGTTCAGCCATGGCCCCTTTGTGATGAGCACGCGAGAGGAGATCGTGCAGGCGATCCAGGACTATCAGGCCGGCCGTTTCGGCCCTCCGCCCGCAGTCTGA
- a CDS encoding acetyl-CoA carboxylase carboxyltransferase subunit beta, protein MVDKNKPQSDKPGGWLSRFAPGVRKIVSRRETPDNLWVKDPDTGDMLYRSELEGSLWVTPSGRHMRIDAPTRLRFTFDGGEYESIDTPDVPEDPLKFSDGRSYRDRLNAARKASGRKDTMAIGFGPVGGQSAVVIVQDFTFMGGSLGMAAGEAFIKAAREAVARQVPLICFTAAGGARMQEGALSLMQMARTTLAIDEIKQAKLPYAVVLTDPTTGGVTASYAMLGDVHLAEPGALIGFAGPRVIEATIREKLPPGFQRAEYLQEKGMVDRVVARGELPQILGQILSMLMGGSRLAA, encoded by the coding sequence ATGGTCGACAAGAACAAGCCGCAATCCGACAAGCCCGGCGGTTGGCTCAGCCGCTTCGCGCCGGGCGTCCGCAAGATCGTCTCGCGCCGTGAGACGCCGGACAATCTGTGGGTCAAGGATCCGGACACCGGCGACATGCTGTATCGGTCCGAACTGGAGGGGTCGCTGTGGGTGACGCCGTCGGGCCGCCACATGCGGATTGATGCGCCGACGCGCCTGCGCTTCACCTTTGACGGCGGCGAGTATGAGTCGATCGACACGCCGGACGTGCCCGAAGACCCGCTGAAGTTCTCAGACGGTCGCTCCTATCGCGACCGTCTGAACGCCGCGCGCAAGGCGTCGGGCCGCAAGGACACCATGGCCATCGGCTTCGGTCCCGTTGGCGGACAATCCGCGGTGGTGATCGTGCAGGACTTCACCTTCATGGGCGGGTCGCTGGGCATGGCGGCGGGCGAGGCCTTCATCAAGGCGGCGCGCGAGGCCGTGGCGCGCCAGGTCCCGCTGATCTGCTTCACCGCCGCGGGCGGCGCGCGGATGCAGGAAGGCGCGCTGTCGCTGATGCAGATGGCGCGCACCACTTTGGCGATCGACGAGATCAAGCAGGCCAAGCTACCCTATGCGGTGGTGCTGACTGACCCGACCACCGGCGGCGTCACCGCCTCCTACGCCATGCTGGGCGACGTGCATCTGGCGGAGCCGGGCGCCCTGATCGGCTTTGCCGGTCCGCGCGTGATCGAGGCCACGATCCGCGAAAAGCTCCCGCCGGGCTTCCAGCGCGCCGAATATCTGCAGGAAAAGGGCATGGTGGATCGGGTGGTGGCGCGCGGAGAGTTGCCGCAGATCCTGGGTCAGATCCTGTCCATGCTGATGGGCGGAAGCCGCCTGGCGGCCTAG
- the trpA gene encoding tryptophan synthase subunit alpha, whose translation MTTARIDARFAKLKAEGRAAFVAYVMGGDPSRGEALEILRGLPEAGADIIELGFPFSDPMAEGPPIQKAALRGLKAGLSMRGTLDLARDFRAGDADTPLILMGYLNPIESMGYEAFAQAAADAGIDGLIVVDCPPEEAGPLTDALDAVSISLIRLATPTSDDARLQIIAERTSGFVYYVAVAGVTGVKEADAASVAPAVERVRRAAGLPVAVGFGVKTPERAAEIARVADAVVVGSALVEEVAAALASNEAPAPRVLAKVRALGDAVRAARSVETV comes from the coding sequence ATGACCACCGCCCGCATCGACGCCCGCTTCGCCAAGCTCAAGGCCGAAGGCCGGGCCGCCTTTGTCGCCTATGTTATGGGCGGCGATCCCTCGCGCGGCGAGGCGCTGGAGATCCTGCGCGGCCTGCCCGAGGCCGGCGCCGACATCATCGAGCTGGGCTTTCCGTTCAGCGATCCGATGGCCGAGGGGCCGCCGATCCAGAAGGCGGCGCTGCGGGGCCTCAAAGCCGGGCTGTCGATGCGGGGGACGCTGGACCTGGCGCGCGATTTCCGCGCGGGCGATGCCGACACCCCGCTGATCCTGATGGGCTATCTGAATCCGATCGAGAGCATGGGTTATGAGGCTTTCGCGCAAGCCGCAGCCGACGCCGGGATCGACGGCCTGATCGTAGTGGACTGCCCGCCGGAAGAGGCCGGGCCGCTGACCGACGCGCTGGACGCGGTGTCGATCTCGCTGATCCGGCTGGCGACGCCGACTTCGGACGATGCGCGGCTGCAGATCATCGCCGAGCGGACGTCCGGCTTCGTCTACTACGTCGCCGTGGCCGGGGTGACCGGGGTCAAGGAGGCGGACGCCGCGTCCGTTGCGCCGGCCGTCGAGCGGGTGCGGCGCGCGGCCGGGCTGCCGGTCGCCGTCGGCTTCGGCGTCAAGACGCCCGAACGCGCCGCCGAGATCGCGCGCGTCGCCGACGCGGTGGTGGTCGGCTCGGCCCTGGTCGAGGAGGTAGCGGCCGCGCTCGCCTCGAACGAGGCGCCCGCGCCGCGCGTTCTGGCAAAGGTCCGCGCCCTCGGCGACGCCGTCAGGGCTGCACGATCGGTCGAAACCGTCTAA
- the trpB gene encoding tryptophan synthase subunit beta, with the protein MNAILPNTYAWPDAKGRFGPYGGQFVAETLMPLIHELDQAYSDAKADPGFQAELDGYLTHYVGRESPLYFAERLTEHFGGANVWLKREDLNHTGAHKINNCMGQILLARRMGKTRIIAETGAGQHGVASATVSARFDLPCTVYMGAVDVERQQPNVFRMRLLGAEVHPVTAGAATLKDAMNEAMRDWVTNVADTYYIIGTAAGPHPYPAMVRDFQSVIGREIKIQSRAQMGKLPEAVVACIGGGSNAIGAFHPFIDDEGVRLVGVEAAGHGLDTPAHAASLKGGRPGVLHGNRTYLLQDEHGQIVEGHSISAGLDYPGIGPEHAWLHDIGRAEYRSATDAEALEAFQLCSRLEGIIPALEPAHALARTAEVAREVGKGGDVVLLMSGRGDKDIFQVARHLGVEL; encoded by the coding sequence GTGAACGCCATTCTTCCCAACACCTACGCCTGGCCCGACGCGAAGGGCCGTTTCGGCCCCTATGGCGGGCAGTTTGTCGCCGAGACGCTGATGCCGCTGATCCACGAGCTGGATCAGGCCTATTCGGACGCCAAGGCGGATCCCGGCTTCCAGGCCGAGCTGGATGGATATCTGACCCACTATGTGGGGCGCGAGAGCCCGCTCTATTTCGCCGAGCGGCTGACCGAGCATTTCGGCGGCGCCAACGTCTGGCTGAAGCGCGAGGACCTGAACCACACGGGCGCGCACAAGATCAACAACTGCATGGGCCAGATCCTGCTGGCTCGTCGGATGGGCAAGACCCGCATCATCGCCGAGACGGGCGCTGGCCAGCACGGCGTCGCCTCCGCCACCGTCAGCGCGCGCTTCGACCTGCCCTGCACCGTCTACATGGGGGCGGTGGATGTGGAGCGGCAGCAGCCCAACGTCTTCCGCATGCGCCTGTTGGGCGCCGAGGTTCATCCCGTCACCGCCGGCGCGGCGACGCTGAAGGACGCCATGAACGAGGCGATGCGCGACTGGGTCACCAATGTCGCCGACACCTACTACATCATCGGCACGGCGGCGGGGCCGCACCCGTACCCGGCCATGGTGCGCGACTTCCAGTCGGTGATCGGCCGCGAGATCAAGATCCAGTCGCGCGCCCAGATGGGCAAGCTGCCGGAGGCCGTGGTCGCCTGCATCGGCGGCGGCTCCAACGCCATCGGCGCCTTTCACCCCTTTATCGACGACGAGGGCGTGCGCCTGGTCGGTGTCGAGGCGGCGGGTCACGGCCTGGACACGCCTGCACACGCGGCCAGCCTCAAGGGCGGGCGGCCGGGCGTGCTGCACGGCAACCGCACCTATCTGCTTCAAGACGAGCATGGGCAGATCGTCGAGGGCCACTCGATCTCGGCCGGGCTCGATTATCCCGGCATCGGGCCCGAGCACGCCTGGCTGCACGACATCGGCCGCGCCGAATACCGATCGGCCACCGACGCCGAGGCGCTGGAGGCGTTTCAGCTGTGTTCGAGGCTGGAGGGGATCATTCCGGCGCTTGAACCCGCCCACGCCCTGGCTCGCACCGCCGAGGTGGCGCGCGAGGTCGGCAAGGGCGGAGACGTGGTGCTGCTGATGTCGGGACGCGGCGACAAGGACATCTTCCAGGTGGCCCGCCACCTGGGCGTGGAGCTTTGA
- a CDS encoding phosphoribosylanthranilate isomerase, producing MTPAIKICGLTTTHTLDAALAEGAAFVGAVVFPKSPRHISPSDAGVLFERAKGRAKIVAVVVDPDDALLEEIGRTLRPDFVQLHGRETPDRAQAVRALTRAGVIKALSIREPRDLDAAAQWEPHVDHLMFDAKPPEGSALPGGVGHSFDWSLLAGRAFGKPWFLAGGLDPDNVAEALAVTGAPMADVSSGVESAPGVKDAARIAAFLQAVRRS from the coding sequence ATGACCCCGGCGATCAAAATTTGCGGCCTGACCACGACCCACACGCTCGATGCGGCGCTGGCCGAGGGCGCGGCGTTTGTGGGCGCGGTGGTGTTTCCGAAGAGTCCGCGCCACATCTCGCCCAGCGACGCCGGCGTCCTGTTCGAGCGGGCGAAAGGGCGGGCGAAGATCGTGGCGGTGGTCGTCGATCCAGATGACGCCTTGCTGGAGGAGATCGGGCGCACGCTGCGGCCGGATTTCGTTCAGCTGCATGGGCGCGAAACGCCGGACCGGGCCCAAGCGGTTCGGGCGCTGACCAGGGCGGGCGTGATCAAGGCGCTGTCGATCCGCGAACCCCGCGACCTGGACGCCGCGGCGCAATGGGAGCCGCATGTCGATCATCTGATGTTCGACGCCAAACCGCCGGAAGGATCGGCTCTGCCCGGCGGAGTGGGGCACAGCTTCGACTGGTCGCTGCTGGCGGGGCGTGCGTTCGGCAAGCCGTGGTTCCTGGCCGGAGGTCTCGATCCCGACAATGTAGCCGAGGCGCTGGCGGTCACGGGCGCGCCGATGGCGGACGTGTCCTCTGGCGTGGAAAGCGCGCCGGGTGTTAAGGACGCAGCCCGGATCGCGGCGTTTCTGCAGGCCGTGCGCCGGTCGTAA
- a CDS encoding pseudouridine synthase, protein MKKTPTARIDKLLGSTGYGSRAEIGRLARAGGVVLDGEDVLDVSRRIAVTPDLSARMEIDGEPLDPVPGLVVLLNKPLGMTCSHKEDGALVYDVLPDRWRRRDPAISTIGRLDKLTTGLLLLTDDGDLLHRVISPKRHVAKVYRATLARPLQGNEGVLFASGELMLEGESKPLAPAVLEVVSPTEALLTVTEGRYHQVRRMFAAAGNHVETLHRERLGGLALPDDLAPGAWRLLNPDESASIFDEPA, encoded by the coding sequence ATGAAGAAGACCCCGACCGCCCGGATCGACAAGCTGCTGGGCTCCACGGGCTACGGCTCGCGCGCGGAGATCGGCCGGCTGGCGCGGGCCGGCGGCGTGGTGCTGGACGGAGAGGACGTGCTGGACGTCTCGCGCCGCATCGCCGTCACGCCTGACCTGTCCGCGCGAATGGAGATCGATGGCGAGCCGCTCGATCCCGTGCCCGGGCTGGTCGTGCTGCTGAACAAGCCGCTGGGCATGACCTGTTCGCACAAGGAGGACGGGGCGCTGGTGTATGACGTGCTGCCCGACCGCTGGCGTCGGCGCGACCCGGCGATCTCGACAATCGGCCGGCTGGACAAGCTGACCACGGGCCTCTTGCTGCTGACCGACGACGGCGATCTGCTGCACCGCGTGATCAGCCCCAAACGCCACGTCGCCAAGGTCTATCGCGCGACCTTGGCGCGCCCATTGCAGGGGAACGAGGGGGTGCTGTTCGCCTCCGGCGAGCTGATGCTGGAAGGCGAAAGCAAGCCGCTGGCCCCGGCCGTACTTGAGGTCGTCTCTCCCACCGAGGCCTTGCTGACCGTGACTGAGGGCCGTTACCATCAGGTCCGCCGCATGTTCGCCGCCGCCGGCAACCACGTCGAGACGCTGCACCGCGAACGGCTGGGCGGCTTGGCTCTGCCTGATGATCTCGCACCGGGCGCGTGGCGGCTGTTGAACCCCGACGAGAGCGCATCGATCTTCGATGAGCCCGCTTGA
- a CDS encoding class I SAM-dependent methyltransferase, with amino-acid sequence MTSLLYGRPPAVFDPPADAIQTSPLIPESAALEAMEPGTADSVMVYAPPGVLERRYTLAMALRALEVGGRLDVMAPKDKGGSRLAKEMKAFGLEIAETAKAHHRRCIALRPPAVTGIDEAITAGAQQLVPGLEAWSQPGIFAWDRIDPGSALLAEHLPGLKGKGADLGCGYGALATVILRSPQVGSLKLVDIDRRAIRAARRNIEDARAKVQWADVRTLETNGDYDFVVSNPPFHDGGAEDRRLGLAFIRKAAEMLRRGGVLWLVANRHLPYEAELNAAFARVRPVADAGGYKVFEAVK; translated from the coding sequence ATGACCTCGCTTCTCTACGGCCGACCGCCGGCTGTGTTCGATCCCCCCGCCGACGCTATCCAGACCTCGCCCCTGATCCCCGAGTCCGCAGCCCTCGAGGCGATGGAGCCGGGCACGGCGGACAGCGTGATGGTCTATGCGCCGCCGGGCGTGCTGGAGCGGCGCTACACGCTGGCGATGGCGCTGAGGGCGCTGGAGGTCGGCGGCCGGCTGGACGTCATGGCCCCCAAGGACAAGGGCGGTTCGCGCCTGGCCAAGGAGATGAAGGCGTTCGGACTTGAGATCGCCGAGACGGCCAAGGCGCACCACAGGCGTTGCATCGCCCTACGTCCGCCAGCCGTGACCGGGATCGACGAGGCGATCACGGCGGGTGCGCAGCAGCTCGTGCCGGGGCTTGAAGCTTGGTCACAACCGGGGATCTTCGCCTGGGACCGGATCGATCCGGGGTCGGCCCTGCTGGCCGAGCATCTGCCCGGTCTCAAGGGCAAGGGCGCGGACCTGGGCTGCGGCTACGGCGCCCTGGCCACGGTGATCCTGCGCTCGCCACAGGTCGGCTCGCTCAAGCTGGTCGATATCGACCGGCGCGCTATTAGGGCGGCGCGTCGCAACATCGAGGATGCGCGGGCCAAGGTGCAGTGGGCCGACGTGCGAACCTTGGAGACCAACGGCGACTATGACTTCGTGGTCAGCAATCCGCCCTTCCACGACGGAGGCGCGGAGGATCGCCGGCTGGGATTGGCGTTCATCCGCAAGGCGGCCGAGATGCTGCGCCGGGGCGGCGTGCTGTGGCTGGTCGCCAACCGGCACCTTCCCTACGAGGCCGAGCTGAACGCCGCCTTCGCTCGCGTGCGCCCGGTCGCCGATGCGGGCGGCTACAAGGTGTTCGAGGCGGTGAAGTGA
- the typA gene encoding translational GTPase TypA: MNLRNVAIIAHVDHGKTTLVDQLLAQSGVFRANEATTERAMDSNDQEKERGITILAKCTSVLWNGKAGETRINIIDTPGHADFGGEVERILGMVDGCVILVDAEEGVMPQTKFVLTKALKMGLRPILCINKVDRAHADPDRVHNETFDLFAAIGATDEQLDFPHIYASGRNGWATMDLNQPNDNLAPLFDLIVDHVPPPKVQENKDKPFRMLDVLIESDPFLGRLLTGRIESGKAVPGMAIHALDRDGKEIERGRITKVLAFRGLKRQALDEGSEAGDIVAIAGMSKATVADTLCAMEVTEALPAQPIDPPTISMTVSVNDSPLAGREGDKVQSRVIRDRLLKEAEANVAIRVTTTEGGDAYEVAGRGELQLGVLIENMRREGFEVSISRPRVVFQEGENGEKLEPIEDVMIDVDDEFSGIVIEKLSARKAEMTDMGPSGAGKTRISLKCPSRSLIGYQGEFLTDTRGSGVLNRVFSHYEGYKGAIAGRLKGVLISNSDGDTAAFALWNLEDRGVMFVGAGEKTYQGMIIGENARWDDLDVNPIKGKQLTNVRASGKDEAVRLTPPRQMSLEQAIAYIDDDELVEVTPKSIRLRKQTLNPSFRKKRVRPE; this comes from the coding sequence ATGAACCTGCGCAACGTCGCCATCATCGCCCACGTCGACCACGGCAAGACCACGCTCGTCGACCAGCTTCTCGCCCAGTCCGGCGTGTTCCGCGCCAATGAGGCGACGACCGAACGCGCCATGGACTCCAACGACCAGGAAAAAGAGCGCGGCATCACCATCCTGGCCAAGTGCACGTCGGTGCTCTGGAACGGCAAGGCGGGCGAAACCCGCATCAACATCATCGACACGCCCGGACACGCCGACTTCGGCGGCGAGGTCGAGCGCATCCTGGGCATGGTGGACGGCTGCGTCATCCTGGTCGACGCCGAAGAGGGCGTCATGCCCCAGACCAAGTTCGTGCTGACCAAGGCGCTGAAGATGGGCCTGCGCCCCATCCTCTGCATCAACAAGGTCGATCGCGCCCACGCCGATCCCGACCGCGTTCACAACGAGACGTTCGACCTGTTCGCCGCCATCGGCGCGACTGACGAGCAGCTGGATTTCCCCCACATCTACGCCTCGGGCCGCAACGGCTGGGCGACGATGGATCTGAACCAGCCCAACGACAACCTGGCCCCGCTGTTCGACCTGATCGTCGACCATGTGCCGCCGCCCAAGGTTCAGGAGAACAAGGACAAGCCGTTCCGCATGCTGGACGTGCTGATCGAGTCCGATCCGTTCCTGGGCCGCCTGCTGACCGGCCGTATCGAAAGCGGCAAGGCAGTCCCCGGCATGGCCATCCATGCTCTGGATCGTGACGGCAAGGAAATCGAGCGCGGCCGGATCACCAAGGTCTTGGCCTTCCGCGGCCTGAAGCGTCAGGCTCTGGACGAGGGCTCGGAAGCGGGCGACATCGTCGCCATCGCCGGCATGTCCAAGGCGACCGTGGCCGACACCCTGTGTGCCATGGAGGTGACCGAGGCGCTGCCCGCACAGCCGATCGATCCGCCGACCATCTCCATGACCGTCTCGGTCAACGACAGCCCCCTGGCCGGTCGCGAAGGCGACAAGGTCCAGTCGCGCGTCATCCGCGACCGCCTGCTGAAGGAGGCCGAAGCCAACGTCGCGATCCGCGTCACGACGACCGAAGGCGGCGACGCCTATGAAGTCGCGGGCCGTGGCGAACTGCAGCTGGGCGTTCTGATCGAGAACATGCGCCGCGAGGGCTTCGAGGTCTCGATCTCACGTCCCCGCGTGGTCTTCCAGGAAGGTGAGAACGGCGAGAAGCTGGAGCCGATCGAGGACGTCATGATCGACGTCGACGACGAGTTCTCGGGCATCGTCATCGAAAAGCTGTCGGCCCGTAAAGCCGAGATGACCGACATGGGTCCGTCGGGCGCCGGCAAGACCCGCATCAGCCTGAAATGCCCGTCACGTTCGCTGATCGGCTATCAGGGCGAGTTCCTGACGGACACGCGCGGTTCGGGCGTGCTGAACCGGGTGTTCAGCCACTACGAAGGCTACAAGGGCGCCATCGCCGGCCGTCTCAAGGGTGTGCTGATCTCAAACTCGGACGGCGACACCGCCGCCTTCGCCTTGTGGAACCTGGAAGATCGCGGGGTCATGTTCGTCGGCGCCGGCGAAAAGACCTATCAGGGCATGATCATCGGCGAGAACGCGCGCTGGGATGACTTGGACGTCAACCCGATCAAGGGCAAGCAACTGACCAACGTCCGCGCCTCGGGCAAGGACGAGGCCGTTCGCCTGACCCCGCCGCGCCAGATGTCGCTGGAACAGGCCATCGCCTATATCGACGACGACGAACTGGTCGAGGTGACGCCGAAGTCGATCCGCCTGCGCAAGCAGACGCTGAACCCCTCGTTCCGCAAAAAGCGCGTTCGCCCCGAGTGA
- a CDS encoding DUF4167 domain-containing protein gives MRDFKGMKRQRGRNRKPGGANNANNANPNRSWDSQGPENIKVRGNAQTVYERYQQLARDASSSGDRVLAENYQQHAEHYYRVLRALQPQKSFSDIAARELSHQGFDIDFEDESGAQAAAFIAAQQAAEKAETDRAEQQRQREERAEQQRREREERPRQERPERFERPERSERQDRDGEEGEARAEGEGGGRRESRRERWERRREERARRFEAQSSGDGEAEAGDAIDAPSEASAEVDREPAAEAPIAGSNEAVTTFDEAETPAARPARRTRTPRAPVEDESGSALPGFLTRSTRPESVDEPVEDAPRRRAPRRKSESAPRSEEPETT, from the coding sequence ATGAGAGACTTCAAGGGCATGAAGCGTCAGCGCGGACGCAACAGGAAGCCCGGCGGCGCCAACAACGCCAATAACGCCAATCCGAACCGGTCGTGGGACTCGCAAGGTCCCGAGAACATCAAGGTCCGCGGCAACGCCCAGACCGTCTATGAACGCTATCAGCAGCTGGCGCGTGACGCCTCGTCCTCGGGCGACCGGGTGCTGGCCGAGAACTATCAGCAGCACGCCGAGCACTACTACCGCGTGCTGCGGGCGCTTCAGCCGCAGAAGTCCTTCTCCGACATCGCCGCGCGCGAGCTCTCCCATCAGGGCTTCGACATCGACTTCGAAGACGAGTCCGGCGCGCAGGCCGCGGCCTTCATCGCCGCCCAGCAGGCCGCCGAAAAGGCCGAAACGGACCGGGCCGAGCAGCAGCGTCAGCGCGAAGAGCGCGCCGAACAGCAGCGCCGCGAGCGCGAAGAGCGCCCCCGTCAGGAACGCCCCGAGCGGTTCGAGCGGCCCGAGCGGTCCGAACGCCAGGATCGGGACGGCGAAGAGGGCGAGGCTCGCGCCGAAGGCGAAGGTGGCGGCCGCCGCGAAAGCCGCCGCGAGCGCTGGGAGCGCCGCCGCGAGGAACGCGCCCGCCGGTTCGAGGCGCAATCCTCCGGAGACGGCGAGGCCGAAGCCGGAGACGCGATCGACGCTCCGTCCGAGGCGAGTGCTGAGGTTGATCGGGAGCCCGCAGCCGAGGCGCCGATCGCCGGGTCGAACGAGGCCGTGACGACCTTCGACGAAGCCGAGACGCCGGCCGCACGTCCCGCTCGGCGCACGCGAACGCCGCGTGCACCGGTTGAAGACGAATCCGGCTCGGCTCTGCCCGGTTTCCTGACGCGCTCGACCCGTCCCGAAAGCGTCGATGAGCCGGTCGAGGATGCGCCTCGCCGTCGCGCGCCCCGGCGCAAGTCCGAGTCCGCGCCGCGTTCGGAAGAACCCGAAACAACCTGA
- a CDS encoding HAMP domain-containing sensor histidine kinase yields MELVAVVVALALAGAMAGLKMAIRSRRAAERLQRKNDGLEQRVRERTRALDQALELSQAQALRLSEASRSKSDFLDGLGHELRTPLNAVIGFAELMRMNAGAEPLTRRQDQAVHQILSAGSELLDLVEQVTAFARLQAGRLSMSMERVDPQVLLRQVCERLAPLAQDRGVVLRPPSPQAGVCIAADRGRLH; encoded by the coding sequence ATGGAACTGGTGGCGGTGGTGGTCGCCCTGGCGCTCGCCGGGGCCATGGCCGGGTTGAAGATGGCGATCAGGTCGCGCCGCGCGGCCGAGCGCCTGCAACGAAAAAACGACGGGCTGGAGCAACGGGTGCGGGAACGCACCCGGGCCCTGGATCAGGCGCTCGAGCTGTCGCAGGCCCAGGCGCTGCGGCTCTCCGAGGCCAGCCGGTCCAAGTCGGACTTCCTCGACGGCCTCGGTCATGAACTCAGGACGCCGCTCAACGCCGTGATCGGCTTTGCCGAACTGATGCGGATGAACGCGGGCGCCGAGCCTTTGACCCGCCGTCAGGATCAGGCGGTCCATCAGATCCTGAGCGCCGGATCCGAACTGCTGGACCTGGTTGAGCAGGTCACCGCCTTTGCCCGCCTGCAGGCCGGACGCCTGTCGATGTCGATGGAGCGCGTGGATCCGCAGGTCCTTCTGCGCCAGGTCTGCGAGCGGCTGGCGCCGCTCGCTCAGGACAGGGGCGTGGTCTTGCGCCCCCCATCGCCGCAGGCCGGCGTCTGCATCGCCGCCGATCGCGGGCGCCTGCATTAA